The genomic DNA GCAGGATGAGCGCCACCGTGGAGTGGGAGAGGGTCGGGGCAATACCCCGTCGGCGTGCCACCAGGGCCAGGCTCCGGGTGGACCAGTGCATCATCTGCAAGCCCACGCCCGCCGGCTCACAACACGCCAACTGTTCCACCTCTACTCGTTGCAGGGGGGGAAAGCTCCCGCGGACGGCCGGAGCGGGGCGCATCCAGCACGACATCGACACCGTACGCTTCGTAGCGACGGCACAAGTGCCAAATGGTGGTGCGCTCCAGCTCAAGCCTGTCGGCCAACTCCGACACGACGGTGTCCGGGTCAGTCATGGCCAGCAGGACGCGCGCTCGGCGCGCGACGCGCTGCTCGGTACGTCCGTCCTCCACCAGCGTCTTGAGGTAGGCCACTTCCCCAGGCGAGAGGTGGAGGAGGTGCGGCGGTCGTCTCCTCATCCACCCAACTTACCCAGTCTCATCCTCCTCCCAACCAGCCCCCTGGTCTCGACTATGTTGAAAAACTTGTCGGACACTCCACTAGCGCATGACGGTTTCCTCCTCCCTCGGGGACCTGCCAGGTCCCGGTCCGTGGCAGCGCCGGCCCTTCGGGGCCTATGTGCTCCTGCGCAAGCTGGCCGAGGGCGGGATGGCGGAAATCTTCCTCGCCCGCAGGGCGGACGGGGAGGGAGCCGGGCGCGATGTCGTCATCAAGCGGATGCGCGAGAGCCTGGTGGGCCAGCCGGACTTCGTGGAGATGTTCCGCCAGGAGGCGCGGGTGGCGGCGAGTCTGTCGCATCCCCACCTGGTGCGGGTGTACGACCAGGG from Melittangium boletus DSM 14713 includes the following:
- a CDS encoding helix-turn-helix domain-containing protein: MAYLKTLVEDGRTEQRVARRARVLLAMTDPDTVVSELADRLELERTTIWHLCRRYEAYGVDVVLDAPRSGRPRELSPPATSRGGTVGVL